In the Silene latifolia isolate original U9 population chromosome 1, ASM4854445v1, whole genome shotgun sequence genome, TTTTAAATGCAGACATTTGCTCGACagatgagtactcgatcgaatgctggCAGGCTCGATTGAGTACCCACGTGTTTTGGGTCTGAAACGTAGCCAAACGATGATAGGGTTTGCGCGGTTCATtattttcccctatttttgcagctggtttgggggaattcctactctcttacccggtattctcttcccttgcaTCTTCTTTTATTGTACTTTCTCTAGTTAATttcccattccttttgttagataTGCCCTTTAGGTCgctggatttgtgtgtgattgctatattgtaggcgtcacaatgaggacactgtgacatttaggtttgggggaggagtttaattatgttgtgtgatttacttattgttgtgtgtttttatatcaaaaatacataaaaattaaaaaatacaaaatacaaaaacatgtttttcctttgttttaagtCGAAtcttggtgaattaaataacgatgatgttaaattgcattgtttttgcatttgaatcccaaatagttgtccatgtacattgttctGGCCCGTTATCCATGAGAActaagctcataattcaagtcttgaccgtattTGACATGCTttatgctaattagatttgacacaattatgttaGTGAACTACTtcaattctgaggtctatagagcttcctaggccaggaacatcaataaactgacCTCATTTAttaattaggcttgagtgtgctttctccttgtggaatgtgtaatatcaaactgcataagtgtgacattaattacttgatacttttattgcttttattttactaagtacatgtggataagcggttcttaccgttcaaataagcctcaCATTACCTTTTGCTTAGGTCGTTTGAACCGTTGTAGCTAACTTTaaattacatcctatgagctacaatccaagaatttgcctaccttatcgggacatTCGCAGTTGCTTGattatcatgtctattttgctattatggttgggttgggacttattgttgtcatgtgggtatgGCAAAGTAGAATTATTTGGCAATtgtgttgaaaaaaaaaatgaagcaaaagaaagaaaaaaaaagaaaaaatcggAAAAATCGGAAaaaggaattgaaaaagaaagaaaagaaaaagaaattgatttcttcatttggttttgtcaagaatcaaaaggatggtcgttagagtctaatgcatatttgaAGAGtacttttttttggtaaaatgtgagtaaATATATTATAAATAAAAGATAATTACAACACTATGGATTATTCTAAAGAAATAGTCATAGCAACTGTTAATCTATATACAAACCATACCAAAAAAGATTACAAATTTCGCTCTCTCAGCCAATTCTTATCACTCTCAGTTATAGTTCTTGTCTTGAACTCTTCTTTAATCAGCTTAGCCACAATTTTAGGTCTTGCAACTATAGTGTTAACCCCGGCATTGTTCCTTTGGCTTCAAATGTGGTAAATGCAAGCATTCATCACCATCATTTGAGTTTTCCACTGCACTCCAGCCTGCACTCTTCTGCTAGCAGTTACTCTACTTATCAGGTCAGAGATTTTTGTTCCATTCCAAGCTTCAATCATATTCAGAATCTGCTTGCTATAGCTGCATTCAAAAAATAGATGATCATGAGTTTCTGATGCCATTCCATATATGTTGCAACTGTCATCAGGACTGCAACCAATTTTGTAAAgtttttcctttacattcattcCCTTCTGCATAAACATCTAGGAGATCAGGGAATGCTTAACAATATTCCAATTGTTCCATACCCAATTAGCCCACTCCTTGACAGGTTTCTGGTATCTCAACCAGTTATATCCCCTTCTAATTGAGTATCCCTTAGCATCCTGCCATTTTCCTTTTTGAAACCCATCTTTTATTTTATCCTTTACCTTTAAAATATTCTTCCAAATCCACGATGCATCATTAAGAGGTTTATAACTATGCCAATCATGGTTCTTGATGTGCACCTGTGCAACCCACCTGATCCACAATCTATCAGGTTTAGAGTATATCTAATCCACCAATTTAGCAACAGTAGCTATATTCCATAGTTTAGCTTTTTTTTATGCCCAAGCCACCTTCATTTTTAGGGAGTGTGACAGTCTCCCAAGCAACCAGAGGCACTCTATGATAATCTGAACTACCATCCCACAAGAAATTTCTATAGATGGCCTCAACTCTCTTAATGACACTATTAGGTATAATGAAGAAATTGGCCCAGTAGGAGTAGAGTGTATTCAGCACTGAATTAATGAGAGTGAGTCTACCTAAATACAATTTCCTAGCACCTAAACTCTTGATCCTGCTCACCATTTTCTCTGCAATTATATTACATTCAGTTTTTGTCAATCTACCAGCTTGAATAGGCATGCCCAAGTATCTAAACGGCATGCTACCTTCAGTAAAACCAGTAACCTGAATAAAATCAG is a window encoding:
- the LOC141655510 gene encoding uncharacterized protein LOC141655510, whose translation is MEYLTRVINYAIDRCSFQYHPLCKNLKLTHFMFADDLLMFCKGNANSVMLQMRAFSTFSQTSGLNMNNSKYEVYFNGMDKQLKADFIQVTGFTEGSMPFRYLGMPIQAGRLTKTECNIIAEKMVSRIKSLGARKLYLGRLTLINSVLNTLYSYWANFFIIPNSVIKRVEAIYRNFLWDGSSDYHRVPLIYSKPDRLWIRWVAQVHIKNHDWHSYKPLNDASWIWKNILKVKDKIKDGFQKGKWQDAKGYSIRRGYNWLRYQKPVKEWANWKGMNVKEKLYKIGCSPDDSCNIYGMASETHDHLFFECSYSKQILNMIEAWNGTKISDLISRVTASRRVQAGVQWKTQMMVMNACIYHI